From a region of the Paenibacillus sp. R14(2021) genome:
- a CDS encoding helix-turn-helix domain-containing protein, giving the protein MFNINASVGKKIRLYRKAKNLTQDELGEILHIDQSYLGRIERGEINVTLETLLKISDALKIKPSQLLETSNRSSDKLRDDTLDKIDTLLYSLDVNELQIIYRLINDALALKNK; this is encoded by the coding sequence ATGTTTAATATCAATGCAAGTGTTGGTAAGAAAATTAGATTGTATAGGAAAGCGAAGAACTTAACACAAGATGAGCTAGGGGAAATACTACATATTGATCAGTCATATTTGGGGAGAATTGAAAGAGGAGAGATTAATGTGACTCTTGAAACACTTCTCAAGATATCGGACGCACTGAAAATTAAGCCCTCACAGCTGCTTGAGACTAGCAATCGTTCTTCTGATAAGTTAAGGGATGATACTCTTGATAAAATTGATACCTTGCTCTATTCATTGGATGTAAATGAGCTGCAGATTATCTATCGACTAATTAACGATGCTCTAGCCCTTAAAAACAAATAA